CACCAGCATCAACAGAAGGGAGAGTCGAGAGGGAGTCCTCATGTCGTGCGCACCCGGGCAGCGCAGCCTACCCGCATTCCACTTTCAGGCCGCGGTGTGCGGTGCCACCGGGTTGGACTGCCCTCCCTCTCGTGCTGCGCCGGAGCTGAGCGCCCCGGGTGCCGGGCCTTCCCGCTCCATGACGCAACGATGACCGAATCATGGGAGGGCCTTGGCCAACCCCCTCCACCGCCTGCGTAGGGTGGACGCATTCTCCCCCTCACACAGGAGTGCGAATCCCCATGGGAATGAACGTCGGCGGTGGCCGGGGCGGTATGAAGGCCGAGATCAACGTCACCCCCCTCGTGGACGTGGTGCTCGTGCTGCTCATCATCTTCATGGTGGTGACGCCCATGATGCAGCGGGGCAAGAACGTGACGTTGCCCCAGGCCACCCACGTCACGGGGGAGAAGCAGGGAGATCCCCTCATCCTCTCGGTCACTCCCGACAAGAAGACCTTCGTCGAGGCCGAGCACTACGCGGACGCGTCGGCGCTCCAGGCCCGGCTCGCGAAGGAGTTGCGTGAGCAGCCCTCCCGCCGCCTCCTCCTCAAGGCCGATGAGGCGCTCTCGTACGGAGACGTCCGCAAGGTGATGGAGCTGGCGCAGGCCGCTGGCGCGAAGGGCGTGGCCATCGGCGTGGTGCAGCCCAAGAACCCGTAGCCAGGAGGCCCTCGATGCATACCCGGAACAGGAAGCTCGTGCTGCCTCAAGGCCAGGCGAATGCCGACATCAACGTCACCCCGCTCGTGGACGTGGTGCTCGTGCTGCTCATCATCTTCATGGTGGTCACGCCCATCATGAACCAGGAGCTCGTGGTCAAGCTCCCCCTGAAGGAGGAGCCGGCGCACGAGGCTCCCGAGGCCTCACAGGTGGTGGTGACCGTCACCCCCGAGGGCCACCTCACCCTCAACAACGAGCCCATCAGCGAGGCGGACTACATCCCGCGGCTGACGCGCGTCCTGGCCGCCAGGCCCGCCGGAGACAGGCTCCTGTTCTTCACCGCGGATGATCG
The sequence above is drawn from the Archangium gephyra genome and encodes:
- a CDS encoding ExbD/TolR family protein, which translates into the protein MGMNVGGGRGGMKAEINVTPLVDVVLVLLIIFMVVTPMMQRGKNVTLPQATHVTGEKQGDPLILSVTPDKKTFVEAEHYADASALQARLAKELREQPSRRLLLKADEALSYGDVRKVMELAQAAGAKGVAIGVVQPKNP
- a CDS encoding ExbD/TolR family protein; translated protein: MHTRNRKLVLPQGQANADINVTPLVDVVLVLLIIFMVVTPIMNQELVVKLPLKEEPAHEAPEASQVVVTVTPEGHLTLNNEPISEADYIPRLTRVLAARPAGDRLLFFTADDRAPYGRVVAALDGAKAAGAEVLGLMTAPP